The following coding sequences are from one Parabacteroides pacaensis window:
- the pstA gene encoding phosphate ABC transporter permease PstA, translated as MTPVENIGSINKGKQIAQKAAFGLFTFLSYCVVAILIIILGFIILKGAKVINWDFLTKAPTEGMTSGGIFPAIVGTVYLIIGSSLISFPVGIMSGIYMNEYATNGKLIRFIRIMTNNLSGVPSVVFGLFGMALFVNALGFGDSIIAGSFTLALLSLPLIIRTTEESLKAIDNSFRHGSLALGATKLQTIRKVILPMAFPNIITGLILSIGRVSGETAPILFTVAAYFLPQLPTSIFDQCMALPYHLYVISTSGTDIEASRGMAYGTALVLIVIILAVNLIANALRNYFANKVKMN; from the coding sequence ATGACACCTGTTGAAAACATAGGCTCTATAAATAAAGGCAAACAAATCGCCCAAAAAGCAGCATTCGGTTTATTTACTTTCCTTAGCTATTGTGTCGTTGCCATTTTAATAATTATTCTAGGATTCATTATTCTTAAAGGCGCAAAAGTAATAAATTGGGATTTCCTCACGAAGGCTCCGACGGAAGGAATGACAAGTGGCGGTATTTTTCCTGCCATCGTAGGAACCGTCTATTTGATTATAGGTAGTAGCCTGATCAGTTTTCCAGTGGGAATTATGTCGGGGATATATATGAATGAATATGCTACCAATGGGAAATTAATTCGTTTCATCCGGATTATGACAAATAACCTGAGCGGTGTTCCCTCTGTAGTATTCGGCTTGTTCGGTATGGCTTTATTTGTAAATGCACTTGGATTCGGTGATTCCATCATTGCCGGTTCATTTACGTTAGCGTTGCTTTCTTTACCGTTAATCATCCGAACTACTGAAGAGTCCTTAAAAGCAATAGACAATTCTTTCCGGCATGGGAGCCTTGCATTAGGAGCTACCAAATTACAAACGATCCGGAAAGTAATTCTTCCGATGGCTTTTCCGAATATCATCACCGGGCTGATCTTATCTATCGGCCGTGTTTCCGGAGAAACAGCCCCCATTTTATTTACAGTAGCAGCATATTTTCTTCCTCAACTGCCTACCAGTATTTTTGACCAGTGCATGGCGCTTCCTTACCACCTCTATGTGATCTCCACCAGTGGTACGGATATCGAAGCCTCCCGGGGAATGGCATACGGAACAGCTTTGGTCTTGATTGTAATTATATTAGCTGTCAACTTAATAGCCAATGCATTACGTAATTATTTCGCGAATAAAGTAAAAATGAATTAA